From Vespula vulgaris chromosome 11, iyVesVulg1.1, whole genome shotgun sequence, the proteins below share one genomic window:
- the LOC127067567 gene encoding protein FAM151B: protein MDCTTLAKILSFLALIQYVMCEIAPDPKTFFPAIEGNLTKIVWAHAVNSQANLTKALNADDIMMLEGDVMIGNLTNSNNTNIPIMAHPPDLESDLSLDEFLSSVLNSTKGVKLDFKSLEAFERSKPILAENRKKFTKPLFLNADILPGPVEAKTVPLDSKSFLTGAMEAFPESVLSIGWTTRYGSEFNITEGHYTTEQIQKMIDTLTENKVTQSITYPVRAGLAANDISAMKTLMDRSSSFGNVTMTIWSSHGDQVDTKKLSELIKTIGVGKVYVDVPEDVWKNLDLTSGSSTSNVAMMTAMTLLSFLFARML from the exons aataCGTCATGTGTGAGATCGCACCAGACCCGAAGACCTTCTTTCCAGCTATCGAAGGTAATCTGACCAAGATCGTCTGGGCTCATGCCGTCAATAGCCAAGCTAACTTGACTAAGGCACTGAACGCGG ACGACATCATGATGCTCGAAGGCGACGTCATGATAGGCAACCTGACCAATTCCAATAATACGAACATACCAATAATGGCTCATCCACCGGACCTAGAGAGTGATCTCTCTCTTGACGAGTTTCTCTCGAGTGTTCTTAATAGTACCAAGGGCGTAAAACTCGATTTCAAGTCTCTCGAGGCCTTCGAACGCAGCAAGCCTATCCTTGccgaaaatcgaaaaaag TTCACCAAGCCTTTGTTCTTAAATGCCGACATTTTACCTGGACCGGTCGAAGCCAAGACTGTTCCGCTCGATTCCAAGTCTTTCCTGACCGGTGCAATGGAAGCTTTTCCAGAAAGTGTCCTCTCCATTGGTTGGACGACTAG ATATGGGTCAGAGTTCAACATAACCGAAGGCCATTACACGACGGAACAGATTCAGAAGATGATAGACACCTTAACGGAGAATAAGGTCACTCAGTCGATAACTTACCCAGTGAGAGCAGGTCTCGCTGCTAACGATATTAGCGCCATGAAAACGTTGATGGATCGAAGCTCCAGCTTTGGCAATGTAACTATGACCATCTGGTCCAGCCATGGCGATCAGGTCGACACGAAGAAACTCTCCGAGTTGATAAAAACGATCGGCGTTGGTAAGGTCTACGTCGACGTTCCAGAAGATGTTTGGAAGAATCTCGACTTGACCAGCGGTTCGTCGACCTCTAATGTCGCGATGATGACCGCAATGACGCtcctttcattcctttttgCCAGGATGCTGTGA